Within the Paenibacillus pabuli genome, the region GATAACCCTACACGTCTTTTTGAATTTATAGCGATGATGAGATACTGGTCTTGGCAAAACGGGATAGGGCAAACCGTCCAATATCCTGATCCGTATGCCCTGTCTGGACCAAATCGGACAGGATCTGGCCAATCGCGCTAGCAAATTTGAAGCCATGACCCGAAAATCCGCCTGCCAGCCAAACATGCTCATGCAGCTGATGACGGTCGATAATAAAGTCCTCGTCAGGCGTCATTTCGTATTTGCATACACTGCCACGTTTCAAATGGCCTGCCGCCAGCGGCATTCGAAGCTCAAGCAGCCTCCGCAGTTCACCCTCGTCTGTTTCTTCCGTTCCGAACGGTGTCTGTGGTTCTCCAGGCGTCCATGTTGGTCCTGTATCATGACGGCCAATCTTCACTCCGGCCCCGCCGATGCTGGGGAATCCGTAATAGATCCCTTCCCGTTCAGATATCGTGAAACCAGGGAAATGTTCTTCGCCGAACAATGTTTCCGGTGCATCGAACCATCCTACGGTTTTACGAACGGCCCGGATCGGAAGATCCACAAACGGTTTCAATGTCTGAAACCAAGCACCCGTGCTGAGTATGAGCTTACTCGCGTGATATGTATCTCCGGCAGCGGTTTTTATGGATACGGATTGAGGTCCGCATTCGACATGTTCCACAGGGGTATGCGTCAGCAGGGTGGCACCTGCTTGTTCTGCGGCTTGCCGATATGCCTGAATGCAGCGTTCACTGAACAGATAACCAGCATCCGGTTCGTACATGCCTTCATAATGGTCAGGTATTGTAATCCCTGACCAACGCTTCATCACTTCATTTGCACGCAGCATTTCATACCGGACTCCGGCGTCATCTGCATGAGTCAACCGGTCGCGAAACGAATGGAACTCTGGATCAACCAGGTTGATAACCCCTGAACGAACAAGCAGGTTGTTGCCGGTGATATCCTCCAGCTCCTGCCATAAATTCTGGGCCAGAAGCGCCATCGCGATGTAATCAGGTCCCCCGCTGTACACATGGCGAATTAATCTGGACTCCCCATGATGGCTCCCTTCAGTATGCGGGGGATCAAAAGCATCAATCATCAGAGTTTTTAGCCCGCTTCGTGCCAGATAATAACCTGCACTCATCCCCATGGAGCCTGCTCCAACGATAATGACGTCATAGAAATGTGTAATAAGAGCTCCTCCTCTCGCGGATCTGTTAGGCTTGGGTAGCTTACATGATAATGTAGACTTGAAAGCGAGTTTGGTCAAGAGGCAGCTTATATAGAATGACATAGTGATAACCGAAAATTCGGAGTGTAAACACGGCTTTCCGTACCTTTCATAACAAAAGCCGGTCACTCCACCCTGGAGTACCGGCTTTTGCATATGTGATTAAGCGTCGTAAAATAGATCAGCGGACGAACCAACTGAGCGGCTCGGGTGAAGAGTTGACGGTATCCCGAAGATCATGGACCTTGACATTGCTGCCATAGATCATGGAATCACTGCTCAGCCGATAGGAAGGGAAGCTGTTTTCCGATTGCAGACGCAGGTTGGACTCGAAGTAGATCTGCTGTTGTTTGTTGATGAGAAAAGGAAGCGTACCGGATTCAATCGGAATGTCATCACTATCCGGTTCGTTAACGATCAGGAGGACCGCAGTGCCATCGCATCCGCATCCATCGGTGTCATAAAACAGCTTTAAATAGCCTGGCCGATCTCCCAGCATCGCGTTAAGTCTTGATTCTGCCAGCGGGCTGACCTGAATGATCATAACGTCGTTCACACTCCTCTAATCACCTTATGAATTCGCTTACAATCTAATATATGGGCGAGTGGTGTAAAATAGAAGAGGAATCGAGGCCAAAATAAAGGAAATTAACGAGAAATGGCTTCATGAATAAGCTTGCGAGCAATACATAAACGCTAATCCGTCTTACCGTATGATCTAACGAGAACAGGACAGTGTTTTGTCAGCGAAGGAGGTAAATTGGCATGAAAATCATGAAGCTAAACGACCAGCCGGTCGAGCAGTATGATTACCTGAATTCCATCCCCGGGGGAGAGGTGGCCGAGGCACAGCTGCCCATCTATCATGGTACGGTTTCCGGGCTGCCTGAGGGTGTGGATGCACTGATTGTGGCTTCGGATCTGCAGGGCATTGTGCCTGTCCCCCGGATGGAGACGCACACGATAACCGCCGATGCAGCAGCTGAATCCGACATGGATCTATTGCTCGGTGTAGTATTGCCCGCCCATGTCCAGCTGCTAAGCTGTTTATTTTGACCCGAGGTTGATGCATCAGAGTGAAACCCATTTCATCGCCCATCCTTATCTGGTATGATAAGCAGGAAAATTATAGACAAAGGAAGGTTCCACTTATGACACCGATCACCATTTATGACATCGCCAAAGAAGCGAACGTATCTGTAGCGACCGTCTCCCGGGTGCTCAACGACACGGCACCCGTGCGGGCAAGCACGAGAGAGAAGATCATGTCGATTATCGAAAAGCACCAGTTCCAGCCCAATGCGCAGGCACGCAGCCTGATCAAGAAAGAGACGGGCACGATCGCCATCATCCTTCCCGACATTACCAATCCGTTCTTCCCAGAAGTATTCTGGGGTGCCGAGAATGAGGCACGCGGCTTGGGATACACGTTCTTTCTGTGCAATACGGCGGGCGATTACAACCGGGAATCCGAGTATCTGTCCATTTTGCGGGAAAAACGGGTGGACGGCATTATTTTCCTCGGTGGAAGAATCAACATGCAGCATTGTCCGGACGACATGGCACAGGAATTGATCGACATGGGCAAACGCATGCCGATTGTATTGGTCAATGGCAATATTCCGAAAGGAGGATTCCACCGGGTTTACACGGATGAAGCGGCAGGGGCCGTACTCGCTGCGGAACATTTGGTGGAGCATGGACATCGGGACATCGCTTTTGTAGGCGGACTGAGAGAACTGTCCACAACGATGGTCAAGG harbors:
- a CDS encoding iron-sulfur cluster biosynthesis family protein; the encoded protein is MNDVMIIQVSPLAESRLNAMLGDRPGYLKLFYDTDGCGCDGTAVLLIVNEPDSDDIPIESGTLPFLINKQQQIYFESNLRLQSENSFPSYRLSSDSMIYGSNVKVHDLRDTVNSSPEPLSWFVR
- a CDS encoding LacI family DNA-binding transcriptional regulator; this encodes MTPITIYDIAKEANVSVATVSRVLNDTAPVRASTREKIMSIIEKHQFQPNAQARSLIKKETGTIAIILPDITNPFFPEVFWGAENEARGLGYTFFLCNTAGDYNRESEYLSILREKRVDGIIFLGGRINMQHCPDDMAQELIDMGKRMPIVLVNGNIPKGGFHRVYTDEAAGAVLAAEHLVEHGHRDIAFVGGLRELSTTMVKVKAVQKKLREHGLEIPKDRQLLGSFSIDDGKREMSKLLEQDNPPTGVICVNDYTAIGAIKATIEHGLSIPQDISIVGFDDTPLASAVIPELTTVSQNTYQLGKLAVDKLHELINQGQAKKQTVLQPELIIRQSTGPAKR
- the solA gene encoding N-methyl-L-tryptophan oxidase, with protein sequence MTHFYDVIIVGAGSMGMSAGYYLARSGLKTLMIDAFDPPHTEGSHHGESRLIRHVYSGGPDYIAMALLAQNLWQELEDITGNNLLVRSGVINLVDPEFHSFRDRLTHADDAGVRYEMLRANEVMKRWSGITIPDHYEGMYEPDAGYLFSERCIQAYRQAAEQAGATLLTHTPVEHVECGPQSVSIKTAAGDTYHASKLILSTGAWFQTLKPFVDLPIRAVRKTVGWFDAPETLFGEEHFPGFTISEREGIYYGFPSIGGAGVKIGRHDTGPTWTPGEPQTPFGTEETDEGELRRLLELRMPLAAGHLKRGSVCKYEMTPDEDFIIDRHQLHEHVWLAGGFSGHGFKFASAIGQILSDLVQTGHTDQDIGRFALSRFAKTSISSSL